The Coffea arabica cultivar ET-39 chromosome 1e, Coffea Arabica ET-39 HiFi, whole genome shotgun sequence genome has a window encoding:
- the LOC113688874 gene encoding eugenol synthase 1-like translates to MAGKSKILIIGGTGYIGKFMVEASVKAGHPTFVLVRASTVSDPVKGKIVEGFKNSGPTLVHGDLYDHESLVKAIKQVDVVISTVGQNQLDDQGKIIDAIKEAGNVKRFYPSEFGVDVDRQDAVGPVKFGFVAKSQIRRATEAAGIPYTYIASNAFAGYFLSTFAQQGATAPPRDKVFILGDGNAKEHDVGTFTIKTVDDPRTLNKVVYINPPKNCASFNELVAIWEKKIGKTLEKEYISEEQLLKNIQEAPSPLDAILSINHAILVNGTSNFPIEPSFGVETSELYPDVKYTTVEEFLHQFV, encoded by the exons ATGGCGGGAAAAAGCAAGATTTTGATCATTGGTGGAACGGGATATATTGGCAAGTTTATGGTTGAGGCAAGTGTTAAGGCTGGCCATCCCACCTTTGTTCTGGTTAGAGCATCTACAGTTTCTGACCCTGTCAAGGGAAAAATTGTTGAAGGCTTCAAGAACTCAGGCCCAACTCTGGTTCAT GGTGACTTGTATGATCATGAAAGTTTAGTGAAGGCCATAAAACAGGTGGATGTGGTCATATCAACTGTTGGTCAAAATCAATTGGATGATCAGGGGAAGATCATTGACGCAATTAAAGAAGCTGGAAATGTCAAG AGATTCTACCCTTCAGAGTTTGGAGTTGATGTGGATCGCCAAGATGCAGTTGGGCCTGTCAAGTTTGGATTTGTAGCAAAGTCTCAGATTCGTAGAGCGACTGAGGCAGCGGGGATTCCTTACACCTATATCGCATCTAACGCTTTTGCTGGATATTTTCTTTCAACCTTTGCACAGCAAGGAGCCACTGCTCCACCACGAGATAAAGTTTTCATCTTGGGAGATGGAAATGCCAAAG AACATGACGTTGGTACCTTCACCATCAAAACCGTTGATGATCCAAGAACATTGAACAAAGTTGTCTACATTAATCCTCCTAAGAATTGTGCATCATTTAATGAGTTAGTGGCCATATGGGAGAAGAAGATTGGTAAAACGCTGGAGAAGGAATACATTTCTGAGGAACAACTCCTAAAGAACATCCAAG AGGCTCCAAGTCCACTCGACGCCATATTATCAATTAACCATGCAATTCTGGTAAATGGTACTTCCAACTTTCCAATTGAGCCATCTTTCGGTGTAGAGACTTCAGAGCTTTATCCTGATGTCAAGTACACCACTGTCGAGGAGTTCCTTCATCAATTCGTCTAA